A single Capra hircus breed San Clemente chromosome 13, ASM170441v1, whole genome shotgun sequence DNA region contains:
- the LOC108637356 gene encoding translation initiation factor IF-2-like, with protein MDHDLTQLQFLLPKPHGSRSRSRLDPATLLGDPGHDPTSDSLQFLRPGAPPRADPSRLSTPSAPGHRVPHPPHHCRAPSSPQRPRPQAPGPLPNMATGTQARRAGGAATGRDRTGAVLHGPPAPFSRAGPGRRLLPAEPAGPAPRTPGGPTPYGPASPSAHLSAAPALPGGPRSTGPGRACPRPSVCLSVRPRVRPSIRPSAPGRPQPDPAGPQGAGGEGDGPDRVGEGGGGRERGWERGRGRGRAGAGPWPRDQTSPRARGRVRASSVGCGARGGI; from the coding sequence ATGGACCACGACCTGACCCAGCTCCAGTTCCTGCTCCCCAAGCCCCATGGATCCCGATCCCGATCCCGTTTGGACCCAGCGACCCTTCTCGGCGACCCCGGCCACGACCCCACGTCCGACTCCCTCCAGTTCCTCAGGCCTGGAGCGCCACCCCGTGCAGACCCCAGCCGGCTCAGCACTCCCTCAGCTCCCGGACACCGAGTCCCGCACCCTCCCCACCACTGCCGGGCCCCCAGCAGTCCCCAGCGCCCGCGCCCGCAGGCCCCGGGCCCGCTCCCCAACATGGCGACGGGGACACAAgcgcggcgggcgggcggggcggctACGGGCCGAGACCGCACAGGGGCCGTGCTCCACGGTCCGCCGGCGCCATTTTCCCGCGCCGGGCCCGGGCGGCGCCTCCTTCCCGCGGAGCCAGCCGGGCCGGCACCGCGGACGCCCGGCGGGCCCACCCCTTACGGGCCCGCGTCGCCGTCAGCTCACCTGAGCGCGGCCCCAGCCCTCCCGGGCGGGCCTCGGAGCACCGGCCCGGGCCGTGCGTGCCCGCGGCCCTCCGTGTGTCTGTCGGTCCGTCCTCGCGTGCGCCCGTCTATCCGGCCGTCGGCGCCCGGCCGCCCGCAGCCCGACCCGGCTGGGCCTCAGGGAGCCGGCGGGGAGGGGGATGGGCCGGACCGggtcggggagggagggggagggagggagagagggtgggagCGCGGGAGAGGGCGGGgtagggcgggggcggggccttgGCCACGTGACCAAACGTCCCCGAGAGCGCGGGGCCGAGTGCGCGCCAGCTCGGTTGGGTGCGGAGCTCGAGGCGGGATATGA